In a single window of the Megalobrama amblycephala isolate DHTTF-2021 linkage group LG3, ASM1881202v1, whole genome shotgun sequence genome:
- the si:dkey-148a17.6 gene encoding leukotriene B4 receptor 1: MNATAYLHGDEETELGSVGACVILAVCFLVGTPGNLLVMWTILKYVKERSHTVLLILHLAAADLLVLITLPLWIYSLARSWVFGEAVCKAMVYIINACMYGSVFIITIMSVERFLAVRYPFFSISWRKQALNKILLIIWMASFLLSIPVIVTHTLGEVHGHDQCTFREYTSDIQEAVLLILETLIGFIVPFFTMLVCYGCLFNRIAQMNFRSKRKSTVLICSVVVIFALCWIPHHVGNFLSLISLALKHSNPDMAESLEDACTTMAIIAGALVFISSSVNPVLYVFAARSFRSSLRETGIQKLFQHLSSSASVERNKELSFVSKRQSSHTTNSQSLIDSKLPEDVAVESCISTSD; this comes from the coding sequence AACTGGGCTCGGTGGGGGCATGTGTGATCCTGGCCGTGTGCTTCCTGGTGGGTACACCTGGGAACCTTTTGGTGATGTGGACCATCTTGAAGTATGTGAAAGAGCGCTCTCACACGGTGCTGCTCATCCTCCACCTTGCAGCCGCAGACCTTCTGGTGCTGATCACCCTGCCGCTGTGGATCTACTCCCTGGCCCGTTCCTGGGTGTTCGGAGAGGCCGTCTGCAAAGCCATGGTGTACATCATCAATGCCTGCATGTACGGCAGCGtcttcatcatcaccatcatgaGTGTGGAGCGCTTCCTGGCTGTCAGGTACCCCTTCTTCTCAATCAGCTGGAGGAAACAAGCTCTGAACAAGATACTTTTAATAATATGGATGGCCTCATTTCTCCTCAGTATTCCTGTCATTGTAACTCACACTTTGGGAGAAGTTCATGGACACGATCAGTGTACTTTCAGGGAGTACACGTCTGACATCCAGGAGGCTGTGTTGCTCATTTTAGAAACTCTTATAGGCTTCATCGTCCCCTTTTTTACTATGCTGGTCTGTTACGGCTGCCTCTTTAATCGCATTGCGCAGATGAACTTTAGGTCCAAACGTAAATCGACGGTTCTCATCTGCAGTGTGGTTGTGATATTCGCGCTCTGCTGGATACCTCATCATGTGGGGAATTTCCTTTCCCTCATCTCGCTGGCTCTCAAGCATTCAAACCCAGACATGGCAGAAAGTTTGGAGGACGCCTGCACCACAATGGCCATTATAGCAGGAGCCTTAGTGTTCATCAGTAGCTCAGTAAATCCAGTGCTTTATGTGTTTGCCGCACGTAGCTTCCGCAGCTCGCTCCGGGAAACTGGAATACAGAAGCTGTTTCAACATCTGTCAAGTTCAGCATCagttgaaagaaataaagagtTATCATTTGTGTCCAAAAGACAAAGTTCACACACCACCAACTCACAGTCTCTCATAGACTCAAAACTGCCTGAAGATGTGGCTGTGGAATCATGTATCAGTACCTCAGATTGA
- the esrp2 gene encoding epithelial splicing regulatory protein 2 isoform X2 — protein sequence MASHSDTLVVFFGATAGANGGKLGSDERELILLVWQIVDLHENKVGKLQQTLVQPDSVDLSEQCKEETGLTVEELCKAEPLESVLQQFHQSVSAEVKSLGRSSYTLCVDGPLLIRQVLHPEASKKNLVLPECFYTFVDLKKEFHKCCPNAGLVKDLTLPSMLDYVCIPAVVEQEAGLREVKNMVLLMLHLLAEPYNHKFSTFETVNYKFESGACKTEAVDSETVIRARGLPWQSSDQDIARFFKGLNIAKGGVALCLNAQGRRNGEALVRFINSEHRDMALDRHKHHMGNRYIEVYKATGEEFLKIAGGTSNEVAQFLSKENQVIIRMRGLPFTATPQDVLGFLGPESPVTDGMEGLLFVKYPDGRPTGDAFVLFACEEYAQNALKKHKQILGKRYIELFRSTAAEVQQVLNRYMSTPLISTLPPPPPMVSVPVLATPPFITSGSTRDCIRLRGLPYTAAIEDILEFMGEHTIDIKPHGVHMVLNQQGRPSGDAFIQMKSADRAFMVAQKCHKKMMKDRYVEVFQCSTEEMSFVLMGGTLNRSGLSPPPCKLPCLSPPTYAAFPATPAMLPTEAALYQPPLLATPRTPQAPTHSPAHALAYYSPQLYMNMNMSYTTYYPSPPVSPSTVSYFAAPPGSVAAAVAAQPAPALLPPQPGALVRMQGLPYNAGVKDILSFFQGYQLQADSVLVLYNWSGQRSGEALVTFPSEKAARRAVAECSNLPLSGHPIRLACCE from the exons ATGGCTTCGCACAGTGATACTCTGGTGGTGTTCTTTGGGGCAACAGCTGGTGCAAATGGGGGTAAACTGGGGTCGGATGAAAGGGAATTAATTCTCTTGGTGTGGCAAATTGTGGATCTACATGAGAATAAG GTGGGAAAGCTTCAGCAGACTCTAGTACAGCCGGACAGTGTGGATCTGTCGGAGCAGTGCAAGGAAGAGACCGGGCTCACGGTGGAGGAGCTGTGCAAGGCCGAGCCGCTGGAGAGCGTCCTGCAGCAG TTTCATCAGTCGGTGTCAGCTGAAGTGAAGTCTCTGGGAAGAAGCTCCTACACACTTTGTGTGGACGGACCACTTCTTATCCGACAGGTGCTGCACCCCGAGGCCTCTAAAAAG AATCTGGTCCTGCCAGAGTGCTTCTACACGTTTGTGGACTTGAAGAAAGAGTTCCACAAATGCTGCCCCAATGCAGGCCTTGTCAAAGATCTCACTCTGCCCTCCATGCTGGACT ATGTGTGTATTCCAGCGGTGGTGGAGCAGGAGGCCGGACTGAGGGAGGTGAAGAACATGGTTCTGTTAATGCTGCACCTCCTGGCTGAGCCTTACA atCATAAATTCTCCACTTTTGAAACTGTAAACTACAAGTTTGAATCTGGAGCATG TAAGACAGAAGCTGTGGACAGCGAGACGGTCATCAGAGCTCGTGGGTTGCCATGGCAGTCGTCTGATCAAGACATCGCTCGCTTCTTCAAGGGCCTCAACATTGCCAA AGGTGGCGTTGCACTTTGTTTAAATGCTCAGGGCCGGAGGAACGGGGAAGCTCTGGTGCGCTTCATAAACTCTGAGCACAGAGACATGGCACTGGATCGACATAAACACCACATGGGCAACAGATACATTGAA GTGTATAAAGCGACTGGGGAGGAATTTCTGAAGATCGCAGGAG GCACGTCCAATGAGGTAGCTCAGTTCCTTTCTAAGGAAAACCAGGTGATAATCCGAATGCGCGGGCTTCCGTTCACTGCTACTCCTCAGGATGTTCTGGGCTTCCTGGGCCCAGAGAGCCCGGTGACGGACGGGATGGAGGGACTTCTGTTTGTGAAGTACCCAGATGGACGTCCCACAGGTGACGCGTTTGTTCTCTTTGCTTGTGAGGAATATGCCCAGAATGCCCTGAAGAAGCACAAACAGATCCTGGGCAAGAGATACATCGAGTTGTTCCGCAGTACTGCAGCTGAGGTCCAGCAG GTGTTGAATCGCTACATGTCCACTCCACTGATCTCCACACTTCCCCCTCCTCCTCCAATGGTATCTGTGCCTGTGTTAGCCACGCCACCCTTCATCACCTCAGGCAGCACACGAGACTGCATCAGACTGAGAGGTCTGCCATATACCGCCGCCATAGAGGACATCCTGGAGTTTATGGGGGAACACACCATTGATATCAAACCACATGGAGTGCACATGGTCCTTAACCAGCAG GGTCGACCCTCTGGTGATGCCTTCATTCAGATGAAGTCAGCTGACCGTGCATTTATGGTGGCTCAGAAGTGCCACAAGAAGATGATGAAGGATCGTTATGTAGAGGTGTTCCAGTGCTCCACTGAGGAGATGAGCTTTGTGCTGATGGGGGGAACGCTTAACCGCAGCGGCCTGTCGCCACCTCCTTGCAAACTGCCTT GCCTATCTCCACCAACATATGCTGCATTTCCTGCGACTCCAGCTATGCTTCCCACCGAGGCAGCGTTGTATCAGCCCCCCCTGCTGGCCACTCCAAGAACTCCACAGGCTCCAACTCACAGCCCTGCACATGCTTTAGCTTATTATTCTCCACAGCTttacatgaacatgaacatgagcTATACCACCTACTACCCGAG TCCACCGGTCTCTCCCTCAACGGTGAGTTATTTTGCGGCCCCACCTGGTTCAGTAGCGGCAGCTGTGGCCGCCCAGCCTGCCCCTGCCCTCCTCCCCCCGCAGCCCGGAGCACTGGTGCGAATGCAGGGCCTGCCGTACAACGCCGGGGTCAAAGACATCCTCAGCTTCTTTCAGGGATATCAG CTCCAGGCGGACTCTGTGCTCGTGCTATATAACTGGAGTGGTCAGCGTAGTGGGGAGGCACTGGTGACCTTCCCCAGTGAGAAAGCAGCAAGACGGGCTGTAGCTGAATGCTCCAATCTTCCCCTCTCCGGCCACCCCATCCGCCTGGCTTGCTGTGAGTGA
- the esrp2 gene encoding epithelial splicing regulatory protein 2 isoform X3 has translation MASHSDTLVVFFGATAGANGGKLGSDERELILLVWQIVDLHENKVGKLQQTLVQPDSVDLSEQCKEETGLTVEELCKAEPLESVLQQFHQSVSAEVKSLGRSSYTLCVDGPLLIRQVLHPEASKKNLVLPECFYTFVDLKKEFHKCCPNAGLVKDLTLPSMLDYVCIPAVVEQEAGLREVKNMVLLMLHLLAEPYNHKFSTFETVNYKFESGACSKTEAVDSETVIRARGLPWQSSDQDIARFFKGLNIAKGGVALCLNAQGRRNGEALVRFINSEHRDMALDRHKHHMGNRYIEVYKATGEEFLKIAGGTSNEVAQFLSKENQVIIRMRGLPFTATPQDVLGFLGPESPVTDGMEGLLFVKYPDGRPTGDAFVLFACEEYAQNALKKHKQILGKRYIELFRSTAAEVQQVLNRYMSTPLISTLPPPPPMVSVPVLATPPFITSGSTRDCIRLRGLPYTAAIEDILEFMGEHTIDIKPHGVHMVLNQQGRPSGDAFIQMKSADRAFMVAQKCHKKMMKDRYVEVFQCSTEEMSFVLMGGTLNRSGLSPPPCKLPCLSPPTYAAFPATPAMLPTEAALYQPPLLATPRTPQAPTHSPAHALAYYSPQLYMNMNMSYTTYYPSPPVSPSTVSYFAAPPGSVAAAVAAQPAPALLPPQPGALVRMQGLPYNAGVKDILSFFQGYQYMPEDYSSLVGVSEQGRSLIQPKEWLCL, from the exons ATGGCTTCGCACAGTGATACTCTGGTGGTGTTCTTTGGGGCAACAGCTGGTGCAAATGGGGGTAAACTGGGGTCGGATGAAAGGGAATTAATTCTCTTGGTGTGGCAAATTGTGGATCTACATGAGAATAAG GTGGGAAAGCTTCAGCAGACTCTAGTACAGCCGGACAGTGTGGATCTGTCGGAGCAGTGCAAGGAAGAGACCGGGCTCACGGTGGAGGAGCTGTGCAAGGCCGAGCCGCTGGAGAGCGTCCTGCAGCAG TTTCATCAGTCGGTGTCAGCTGAAGTGAAGTCTCTGGGAAGAAGCTCCTACACACTTTGTGTGGACGGACCACTTCTTATCCGACAGGTGCTGCACCCCGAGGCCTCTAAAAAG AATCTGGTCCTGCCAGAGTGCTTCTACACGTTTGTGGACTTGAAGAAAGAGTTCCACAAATGCTGCCCCAATGCAGGCCTTGTCAAAGATCTCACTCTGCCCTCCATGCTGGACT ATGTGTGTATTCCAGCGGTGGTGGAGCAGGAGGCCGGACTGAGGGAGGTGAAGAACATGGTTCTGTTAATGCTGCACCTCCTGGCTGAGCCTTACA atCATAAATTCTCCACTTTTGAAACTGTAAACTACAAGTTTGAATCTGGAGCATG CAGTAAGACAGAAGCTGTGGACAGCGAGACGGTCATCAGAGCTCGTGGGTTGCCATGGCAGTCGTCTGATCAAGACATCGCTCGCTTCTTCAAGGGCCTCAACATTGCCAA AGGTGGCGTTGCACTTTGTTTAAATGCTCAGGGCCGGAGGAACGGGGAAGCTCTGGTGCGCTTCATAAACTCTGAGCACAGAGACATGGCACTGGATCGACATAAACACCACATGGGCAACAGATACATTGAA GTGTATAAAGCGACTGGGGAGGAATTTCTGAAGATCGCAGGAG GCACGTCCAATGAGGTAGCTCAGTTCCTTTCTAAGGAAAACCAGGTGATAATCCGAATGCGCGGGCTTCCGTTCACTGCTACTCCTCAGGATGTTCTGGGCTTCCTGGGCCCAGAGAGCCCGGTGACGGACGGGATGGAGGGACTTCTGTTTGTGAAGTACCCAGATGGACGTCCCACAGGTGACGCGTTTGTTCTCTTTGCTTGTGAGGAATATGCCCAGAATGCCCTGAAGAAGCACAAACAGATCCTGGGCAAGAGATACATCGAGTTGTTCCGCAGTACTGCAGCTGAGGTCCAGCAG GTGTTGAATCGCTACATGTCCACTCCACTGATCTCCACACTTCCCCCTCCTCCTCCAATGGTATCTGTGCCTGTGTTAGCCACGCCACCCTTCATCACCTCAGGCAGCACACGAGACTGCATCAGACTGAGAGGTCTGCCATATACCGCCGCCATAGAGGACATCCTGGAGTTTATGGGGGAACACACCATTGATATCAAACCACATGGAGTGCACATGGTCCTTAACCAGCAG GGTCGACCCTCTGGTGATGCCTTCATTCAGATGAAGTCAGCTGACCGTGCATTTATGGTGGCTCAGAAGTGCCACAAGAAGATGATGAAGGATCGTTATGTAGAGGTGTTCCAGTGCTCCACTGAGGAGATGAGCTTTGTGCTGATGGGGGGAACGCTTAACCGCAGCGGCCTGTCGCCACCTCCTTGCAAACTGCCTT GCCTATCTCCACCAACATATGCTGCATTTCCTGCGACTCCAGCTATGCTTCCCACCGAGGCAGCGTTGTATCAGCCCCCCCTGCTGGCCACTCCAAGAACTCCACAGGCTCCAACTCACAGCCCTGCACATGCTTTAGCTTATTATTCTCCACAGCTttacatgaacatgaacatgagcTATACCACCTACTACCCGAG TCCACCGGTCTCTCCCTCAACGGTGAGTTATTTTGCGGCCCCACCTGGTTCAGTAGCGGCAGCTGTGGCCGCCCAGCCTGCCCCTGCCCTCCTCCCCCCGCAGCCCGGAGCACTGGTGCGAATGCAGGGCCTGCCGTACAACGCCGGGGTCAAAGACATCCTCAGCTTCTTTCAGGGATATCAG TACATGCCTGAAGACTACAGCAGCTTGGTTGGAGTGAGTGAGCAGGGCCGGAGTCTGATTCAGCCTAAAGAGTGGCTTTGCCTGTAA
- the esrp2 gene encoding epithelial splicing regulatory protein 2 isoform X1, which yields MASHSDTLVVFFGATAGANGGKLGSDERELILLVWQIVDLHENKVGKLQQTLVQPDSVDLSEQCKEETGLTVEELCKAEPLESVLQQFHQSVSAEVKSLGRSSYTLCVDGPLLIRQVLHPEASKKNLVLPECFYTFVDLKKEFHKCCPNAGLVKDLTLPSMLDYVCIPAVVEQEAGLREVKNMVLLMLHLLAEPYNHKFSTFETVNYKFESGACSKTEAVDSETVIRARGLPWQSSDQDIARFFKGLNIAKGGVALCLNAQGRRNGEALVRFINSEHRDMALDRHKHHMGNRYIEVYKATGEEFLKIAGGTSNEVAQFLSKENQVIIRMRGLPFTATPQDVLGFLGPESPVTDGMEGLLFVKYPDGRPTGDAFVLFACEEYAQNALKKHKQILGKRYIELFRSTAAEVQQVLNRYMSTPLISTLPPPPPMVSVPVLATPPFITSGSTRDCIRLRGLPYTAAIEDILEFMGEHTIDIKPHGVHMVLNQQGRPSGDAFIQMKSADRAFMVAQKCHKKMMKDRYVEVFQCSTEEMSFVLMGGTLNRSGLSPPPCKLPCLSPPTYAAFPATPAMLPTEAALYQPPLLATPRTPQAPTHSPAHALAYYSPQLYMNMNMSYTTYYPSPPVSPSTVSYFAAPPGSVAAAVAAQPAPALLPPQPGALVRMQGLPYNAGVKDILSFFQGYQLQADSVLVLYNWSGQRSGEALVTFPSEKAARRAVAECSNLPLSGHPIRLACCE from the exons ATGGCTTCGCACAGTGATACTCTGGTGGTGTTCTTTGGGGCAACAGCTGGTGCAAATGGGGGTAAACTGGGGTCGGATGAAAGGGAATTAATTCTCTTGGTGTGGCAAATTGTGGATCTACATGAGAATAAG GTGGGAAAGCTTCAGCAGACTCTAGTACAGCCGGACAGTGTGGATCTGTCGGAGCAGTGCAAGGAAGAGACCGGGCTCACGGTGGAGGAGCTGTGCAAGGCCGAGCCGCTGGAGAGCGTCCTGCAGCAG TTTCATCAGTCGGTGTCAGCTGAAGTGAAGTCTCTGGGAAGAAGCTCCTACACACTTTGTGTGGACGGACCACTTCTTATCCGACAGGTGCTGCACCCCGAGGCCTCTAAAAAG AATCTGGTCCTGCCAGAGTGCTTCTACACGTTTGTGGACTTGAAGAAAGAGTTCCACAAATGCTGCCCCAATGCAGGCCTTGTCAAAGATCTCACTCTGCCCTCCATGCTGGACT ATGTGTGTATTCCAGCGGTGGTGGAGCAGGAGGCCGGACTGAGGGAGGTGAAGAACATGGTTCTGTTAATGCTGCACCTCCTGGCTGAGCCTTACA atCATAAATTCTCCACTTTTGAAACTGTAAACTACAAGTTTGAATCTGGAGCATG CAGTAAGACAGAAGCTGTGGACAGCGAGACGGTCATCAGAGCTCGTGGGTTGCCATGGCAGTCGTCTGATCAAGACATCGCTCGCTTCTTCAAGGGCCTCAACATTGCCAA AGGTGGCGTTGCACTTTGTTTAAATGCTCAGGGCCGGAGGAACGGGGAAGCTCTGGTGCGCTTCATAAACTCTGAGCACAGAGACATGGCACTGGATCGACATAAACACCACATGGGCAACAGATACATTGAA GTGTATAAAGCGACTGGGGAGGAATTTCTGAAGATCGCAGGAG GCACGTCCAATGAGGTAGCTCAGTTCCTTTCTAAGGAAAACCAGGTGATAATCCGAATGCGCGGGCTTCCGTTCACTGCTACTCCTCAGGATGTTCTGGGCTTCCTGGGCCCAGAGAGCCCGGTGACGGACGGGATGGAGGGACTTCTGTTTGTGAAGTACCCAGATGGACGTCCCACAGGTGACGCGTTTGTTCTCTTTGCTTGTGAGGAATATGCCCAGAATGCCCTGAAGAAGCACAAACAGATCCTGGGCAAGAGATACATCGAGTTGTTCCGCAGTACTGCAGCTGAGGTCCAGCAG GTGTTGAATCGCTACATGTCCACTCCACTGATCTCCACACTTCCCCCTCCTCCTCCAATGGTATCTGTGCCTGTGTTAGCCACGCCACCCTTCATCACCTCAGGCAGCACACGAGACTGCATCAGACTGAGAGGTCTGCCATATACCGCCGCCATAGAGGACATCCTGGAGTTTATGGGGGAACACACCATTGATATCAAACCACATGGAGTGCACATGGTCCTTAACCAGCAG GGTCGACCCTCTGGTGATGCCTTCATTCAGATGAAGTCAGCTGACCGTGCATTTATGGTGGCTCAGAAGTGCCACAAGAAGATGATGAAGGATCGTTATGTAGAGGTGTTCCAGTGCTCCACTGAGGAGATGAGCTTTGTGCTGATGGGGGGAACGCTTAACCGCAGCGGCCTGTCGCCACCTCCTTGCAAACTGCCTT GCCTATCTCCACCAACATATGCTGCATTTCCTGCGACTCCAGCTATGCTTCCCACCGAGGCAGCGTTGTATCAGCCCCCCCTGCTGGCCACTCCAAGAACTCCACAGGCTCCAACTCACAGCCCTGCACATGCTTTAGCTTATTATTCTCCACAGCTttacatgaacatgaacatgagcTATACCACCTACTACCCGAG TCCACCGGTCTCTCCCTCAACGGTGAGTTATTTTGCGGCCCCACCTGGTTCAGTAGCGGCAGCTGTGGCCGCCCAGCCTGCCCCTGCCCTCCTCCCCCCGCAGCCCGGAGCACTGGTGCGAATGCAGGGCCTGCCGTACAACGCCGGGGTCAAAGACATCCTCAGCTTCTTTCAGGGATATCAG CTCCAGGCGGACTCTGTGCTCGTGCTATATAACTGGAGTGGTCAGCGTAGTGGGGAGGCACTGGTGACCTTCCCCAGTGAGAAAGCAGCAAGACGGGCTGTAGCTGAATGCTCCAATCTTCCCCTCTCCGGCCACCCCATCCGCCTGGCTTGCTGTGAGTGA